In the genome of Candidatus Reidiella endopervernicosa, one region contains:
- the serB gene encoding phosphoserine phosphatase SerB has translation MREVVLINVSGEDRAGLTAALTEILARYNIDILDIGQAVIHNTLSLGFLVEVPQSLNACPVFKELLFKAHELGVQLRFTPIEAEEYEAWVTHQGRARYIITLLGRQITARHVADVSAEIARQGLEIDSINRLSGRISLQDAERRENASVEFSVRGTPTDLGEMRSRFMDITVESGLDIGLQEDNVYRRSRRLIAFDMDSTLIQAEVIDELAIRAGVGEQVAAITESAMRGEIDFSESFRQRLALLEGLDVSVLESIAESLPITEGADRLMQNLKRFGFKIAIISGGFTYFGEYLQQRWGVDYVHANQLEVVDGKVTGRSSGTIIDGAKKAELLQMIAEKEGISLQQCVAVGDGANDLPMLNTAGLGIAFHAKPIVKAGAKQSISTLGLDGVLYFLGVRDREAMV, from the coding sequence ATGCGTGAAGTGGTGCTGATAAACGTTTCGGGTGAGGATCGTGCAGGTCTGACTGCCGCGTTGACCGAGATTCTGGCGCGCTACAACATCGATATTCTCGATATCGGTCAGGCGGTGATCCACAACACCCTCTCACTCGGTTTTCTGGTTGAGGTGCCGCAGTCACTCAACGCCTGTCCGGTCTTTAAGGAGCTGTTGTTCAAGGCGCATGAGTTGGGTGTGCAGTTGCGTTTCACACCGATTGAGGCTGAGGAGTATGAGGCCTGGGTTACTCATCAGGGACGAGCCCGCTACATCATTACCCTGTTGGGACGTCAGATTACCGCGCGCCACGTTGCCGATGTCTCGGCAGAGATCGCCCGCCAGGGGCTGGAGATCGATTCGATCAATCGTCTCTCCGGTCGTATCTCACTACAGGATGCAGAGCGACGTGAAAACGCCTCAGTCGAATTCTCGGTGCGTGGCACGCCTACCGACCTTGGTGAGATGCGTAGCCGCTTTATGGATATCACCGTTGAGTCGGGGCTCGATATCGGCCTACAGGAGGATAACGTCTATCGTCGCAGTCGTCGGCTGATCGCCTTCGATATGGACTCAACCCTGATTCAGGCAGAGGTCATCGATGAGTTGGCCATACGCGCGGGGGTCGGTGAGCAGGTTGCGGCGATCACCGAATCGGCAATGCGCGGTGAGATCGACTTCAGTGAGAGCTTTCGCCAACGCCTGGCACTGCTTGAGGGGCTCGATGTTTCGGTGCTGGAGTCGATTGCCGAGTCACTGCCGATCACCGAAGGGGCCGATCGGCTGATGCAGAACCTGAAACGGTTTGGTTTTAAGATCGCGATCATCTCCGGCGGCTTTACCTACTTTGGTGAATATCTGCAGCAGCGCTGGGGCGTAGATTATGTGCACGCCAATCAGCTGGAGGTGGTCGACGGCAAGGTGACCGGGCGTAGCTCGGGCACGATTATCGATGGAGCGAAGAAGGCCGAGCTGCTGCAGATGATTGCCGAGAAGGAGGGGATCTCACTTCAGCAGTGTGTGGCGGTGGGCGATGGCGCTAATGACCTGCCGATGCTCAATACTGCAGGGCTTGGCATCGCCTTTCACGCAAAGCCAATTGTAAAGGCAGGTGCCAAGCAGTCGATCTCGACCCTGGGTCTCGATGGCGTCCTCTATTTCCTCGGAGTGCGTGACCGCGAGGCGATGGTTTGA
- a CDS encoding HDOD domain-containing protein — protein sequence MSENNEIESAQIDEILKGITIPSPPQIMADLQMEMVMPDPDLSAMADLISKDAGLSGSVLKTVNSPFFGLRREIVSIKQAVTLLGIKTILNLVNAYFLRNEMSGENHHR from the coding sequence ATGTCTGAAAACAACGAAATTGAGAGTGCGCAGATTGATGAGATACTGAAGGGGATTACCATTCCTTCGCCGCCCCAGATTATGGCCGATCTGCAGATGGAGATGGTGATGCCCGATCCTGATCTCTCGGCTATGGCTGACCTGATCAGCAAAGATGCGGGCCTCTCCGGCAGTGTTTTGAAGACGGTCAATTCGCCCTTCTTTGGACTGCGTCGTGAGATTGTTTCGATCAAACAGGCGGTGACACTGCTTGGTATCAAAACGATCCTTAATCTGGTTAACGCCTACTTCCTGCGCAATGAGATGAGTGGTGAGAATCATCACCGATGA
- a CDS encoding HDOD domain-containing protein: MRIITDEIATAMNRFWDSATDVANAAMAVSKQINQGNPDELYMLGLFHNVGVPMMMQRFENYPDVQLQAYASEAGHINVIENELINTSHQVIGFYIAKAWKLPEATREVIRVHHSIGRIGPSRDERSEAIKRQLFILKMAEHISGLYRVLGDQEVDHEWSRLSQDVLAYFGLSEYEFEDVAGSVHEMGIGAHSYFM; encoded by the coding sequence GTGAGAATCATCACCGATGAGATTGCGACCGCGATGAACCGCTTCTGGGACTCGGCGACCGACGTGGCCAATGCGGCGATGGCGGTCAGCAAGCAGATCAACCAGGGCAACCCCGACGAACTCTATATGTTGGGATTATTCCACAACGTTGGCGTACCGATGATGATGCAGCGCTTCGAGAACTATCCCGATGTGCAACTGCAGGCCTACGCCTCGGAGGCGGGCCATATTAATGTGATAGAGAATGAGCTGATCAATACCAGTCATCAGGTGATTGGCTTCTATATCGCCAAGGCGTGGAAACTGCCGGAGGCGACCCGTGAGGTGATTCGTGTCCACCACTCAATTGGACGCATCGGTCCGTCGCGCGATGAGCGTAGCGAGGCGATCAAGCGCCAGCTGTTTATACTCAAAATGGCCGAGCATATCTCGGGTCTATATCGGGTGCTGGGTGATCAGGAGGTCGATCACGAGTGGAGCCGCCTCAGCCAGGATGTCCTCGCCTACTTCGGTCTGAGTGAGTATGAGTTTGAGGATGTGGCCGGTAGTGTGCACGAGATGGGTATCGGTGCGCACAGCTACTTTATGTGA
- a CDS encoding zinc ribbon-containing protein, whose translation MSDTRDKSYNNEEQAMSDEQNNRLVDAYNRMLERVKGAIIDAEQNAIPNLAHNIENAREKAVELGELTREEAEKVGNYLKRDVENAGEYLNESGSELGEWFRFDMQLIEDRLLEMFRLIADRTSIELSELARRADALGEWHTGEITGIGTLECKACGEQVHFHKSGHIPPCPKCHETRFRRVSHSGE comes from the coding sequence ATGAGCGACACTAGAGACAAGAGCTATAACAACGAGGAGCAAGCGATGAGCGACGAGCAGAACAATCGGTTAGTGGATGCCTATAACCGCATGCTAGAGCGAGTAAAGGGAGCGATTATCGATGCGGAACAGAACGCAATCCCCAATCTGGCCCACAATATCGAAAATGCCCGTGAGAAGGCGGTTGAGCTGGGAGAGCTGACTCGTGAAGAGGCGGAGAAGGTCGGCAACTACCTCAAGCGCGATGTCGAGAATGCTGGCGAGTATCTCAATGAGTCCGGCAGCGAGCTGGGAGAGTGGTTTCGTTTCGACATGCAGTTGATCGAGGATCGATTATTGGAGATGTTCCGCCTTATCGCCGATCGCACCTCGATTGAACTCAGTGAGCTGGCGCGACGCGCCGATGCACTCGGCGAGTGGCACACCGGGGAGATTACCGGCATCGGTACATTGGAGTGCAAGGCGTGCGGTGAGCAGGTCCACTTCCACAAGAGCGGTCATATTCCACCCTGCCCCAAATGTCATGAGACTCGATTCCGCAGGGTTTCACACAGTGGTGAATAG
- a CDS encoding glycosyltransferase, whose product MQHQGTGPPQQRRASRCVSKCDALLFPSRLEGFGYAPAEAMSCGKPVITSNISSLRKLLLIIKQAFVHP is encoded by the coding sequence ATCCAACATCAAGGCACTGGGCCGCCTCAGCAGCGACGAGCTTCTCGCTGCGTATCAAAGTGTGACGCACTACTGTTCCCATCCAGATTAGAGGGATTCGGCTACGCACCTGCGGAGGCGATGTCGTGTGGAAAACCCGTAATAACCAGCAATATCTCGTCACTCCGGAAATTGTTATTAATCATAAAACAGGCTTTTGTGCACCCCTGA
- a CDS encoding glycosyltransferase family 4 protein — translation MNPTQIWLPAISANSGADIYTRLLAEALEGCGYKVITTWFPHALEIAPFTNRTRAPTGTDIIIANSWTGFAFHQQDIPLIIIEHHNIFDPCLKAYKSTAQSLYHRLLIKPYINRSFSRASAIITVSNYTAESLAASYKPLPIHTIHNWVNTEHFTPTPDRERVSTSEPFELLFVGNLSTRKGADLLSPIMEQLGSNFRLSHTGTTLPNNPHPASNIKALGRLSSDELLAAYQSVTHYCSHPD, via the coding sequence ATGAATCCGACCCAGATATGGCTACCTGCGATATCAGCCAATAGCGGCGCTGATATCTATACGCGCCTCCTTGCCGAAGCTCTCGAAGGGTGTGGTTACAAGGTGATTACCACGTGGTTTCCCCATGCACTTGAGATCGCGCCCTTTACTAATAGAACCAGAGCCCCAACGGGTACCGACATCATTATTGCTAACTCATGGACGGGGTTTGCATTTCATCAGCAAGATATCCCTCTTATCATTATCGAACACCACAACATCTTTGACCCTTGTCTGAAAGCATACAAATCCACTGCTCAGAGTCTCTATCACAGGCTGTTAATCAAACCCTATATCAATAGATCATTCTCTCGAGCCTCAGCAATCATCACAGTCAGTAATTACACAGCAGAGAGTCTAGCAGCAAGTTACAAACCATTGCCCATTCACACGATTCATAACTGGGTTAACACCGAGCATTTTACTCCGACACCAGATAGGGAGCGCGTATCGACCTCAGAACCGTTTGAACTCCTCTTTGTCGGTAACCTATCAACCAGAAAGGGCGCTGATCTGCTGTCTCCAATAATGGAACAACTGGGCAGCAACTTTCGTTTGAGTCACACCGGCACAACACTACCCAACAACCCGCACCCAGCATCCAACATCAAGGCACTGGGCCGCCTCAGCAGCGACGAGCTTCTCGCTGCGTATCAAAGTGTGACGCACTACTGTTCCCATCCAGATTAG
- a CDS encoding class I tRNA ligase family protein yields MASEHRGELGGVIETHDASKDARREIHESLQQALADFGKYQFNTVVAACMKMMNTLGKVDGEGAKALRNEGLSILLRLLSPIAPHISHALWQELGYGDDILTAAWPAVDEAALVKDSIELVVQVNGKVRSQINVAANADKDSIEEAALADEKVQSFIDGKTIRKIIVVPGRLVNVVAN; encoded by the coding sequence ATGGCGAGTGAGCACAGGGGCGAGCTTGGCGGTGTGATTGAGACGCACGATGCGAGTAAGGATGCGCGCCGCGAGATCCATGAGTCGCTGCAACAGGCGCTGGCCGATTTCGGCAAGTACCAGTTCAATACCGTCGTTGCTGCCTGTATGAAGATGATGAACACCCTCGGTAAGGTTGATGGTGAGGGGGCCAAAGCGCTACGCAATGAAGGACTCTCGATCCTGCTGCGCCTGCTCTCACCGATTGCACCGCATATTAGCCATGCACTGTGGCAGGAGCTTGGATATGGCGATGACATCCTGACTGCCGCATGGCCTGCGGTTGATGAGGCTGCGCTGGTAAAGGACTCGATCGAACTGGTGGTGCAGGTCAACGGCAAGGTGCGGAGCCAGATCAATGTTGCGGCCAATGCGGATAAAGATTCGATCGAAGAGGCTGCGCTGGCTGACGAGAAGGTGCAGTCCTTTATCGATGGCAAGACGATTCGCAAAATCATTGTAGTTCCGGGTCGTCTGGTCAACGTGGTTGCCAACTAA
- the lptE gene encoding LPS assembly lipoprotein LptE, which yields MKRYIIKGLVSWMALVIVVSMAGCGYHLRGSVELPTEMARTHIDGNALQRKLTRELAERLRSNGVEVVKSKQAATAQLRILKMTSDRRTLTTGGKGDVQEYELYTEVVFDLRDSQGVILLEPQHVSVTRYLFFDPLKVRAKAGEMAEMRKKMNSAIVRQMLLRLRHAAPAKEAQ from the coding sequence GTGAAGCGTTATATCATCAAAGGGTTGGTGAGTTGGATGGCACTCGTCATCGTTGTCTCGATGGCCGGTTGCGGTTATCACCTACGTGGCTCGGTCGAACTGCCGACCGAAATGGCGCGTACCCATATTGATGGCAATGCGCTGCAGCGCAAGCTGACACGAGAGTTGGCAGAGCGTCTTCGTAGCAATGGCGTAGAGGTGGTGAAGAGTAAACAGGCAGCCACCGCGCAGCTGCGTATCCTTAAAATGACCAGTGATCGCCGCACACTCACCACGGGTGGCAAGGGCGATGTGCAGGAGTATGAGCTCTACACCGAGGTGGTGTTCGATCTGCGCGACAGCCAGGGTGTGATCCTGCTGGAACCGCAGCATGTGTCGGTAACCCGTTATCTGTTTTTTGATCCACTCAAGGTGCGTGCCAAGGCGGGTGAGATGGCCGAGATGCGCAAGAAGATGAATAGCGCCATTGTCAGGCAGATGTTGCTGCGTCTACGCCACGCGGCTCCAGCCAAAGAGGCACAATGA
- the holA gene encoding DNA polymerase III subunit delta: MKLRFDQLQANLSKGLAPIYLISGDEPLQIQEAADTIRQAVREAGYSEREVMHVEKGFDWNSLAAASSAMSLFAEQRLLDLRMPSGKPGKPGKPGGAALTEYAARPAEDTILLITSGKLDKSAQNSKWFKSLDRVGVTLQVWPIDIQQLPNWIARRMKQKGMSPTREVCSLIAERVEGNLLAADQEVEKLFLLHGAGEIDLATVSAAVADSARFDVYSLADSALLGNTARAVRILDGLRAEGVEPILILWALTREIRQLAKMAHELARGGSLNSLFSSYRIWQSRQPLLRSALKRHKVADWDAMLSACAHLDRVLKGAAQGSRWDELLQLTLRLTGTDPMARATA; the protein is encoded by the coding sequence ATGAAACTTCGCTTTGATCAGCTACAGGCCAATCTCTCAAAGGGACTGGCACCGATCTATCTGATCAGTGGTGACGAGCCGCTACAGATTCAGGAGGCGGCTGATACGATTCGACAGGCAGTGCGAGAGGCGGGTTACAGCGAACGCGAGGTGATGCACGTTGAGAAGGGCTTCGACTGGAATAGTCTCGCGGCTGCCTCCAGTGCCATGTCGCTGTTTGCTGAGCAACGTCTGCTCGATCTGCGTATGCCGAGTGGTAAGCCGGGTAAGCCGGGTAAGCCGGGTGGTGCGGCTCTGACTGAGTATGCGGCACGACCCGCTGAAGATACGATTCTGTTAATCACCTCTGGCAAACTCGACAAGTCGGCGCAGAACAGCAAATGGTTTAAATCGCTCGACAGGGTAGGCGTTACCCTGCAGGTCTGGCCGATCGATATTCAGCAGCTCCCCAACTGGATTGCACGGCGCATGAAGCAGAAGGGGATGAGCCCGACGCGCGAGGTCTGCTCGCTGATCGCCGAACGGGTTGAGGGCAATCTTCTTGCGGCTGATCAGGAGGTAGAGAAGCTGTTCCTACTGCATGGTGCGGGTGAGATCGATCTGGCCACAGTTTCAGCAGCGGTTGCCGATAGTGCCCGCTTCGATGTCTATAGTCTGGCTGACTCGGCGCTGCTTGGAAACACGGCGCGCGCAGTACGTATTCTTGATGGTCTGCGTGCCGAGGGTGTCGAGCCGATTCTTATCCTCTGGGCGCTAACGCGCGAGATTCGCCAGCTGGCGAAGATGGCGCATGAGCTGGCGCGGGGTGGTTCACTCAATTCACTCTTCTCCAGCTACCGTATCTGGCAGTCACGCCAGCCGCTGCTGCGCAGTGCGCTTAAGCGTCACAAGGTGGCCGACTGGGACGCGATGCTCTCCGCCTGTGCCCATCTAGACCGGGTGCTAAAGGGGGCGGCGCAGGGCAGTCGCTGGGATGAACTGCTACAATTGACCCTTCGCCTGACCGGAACCGATCCGATGGCTCGGGCAACGGCCTGA
- a CDS encoding glutamate-5-semialdehyde dehydrogenase, with the protein MDIKQYMRETGERARAASRSMARADSNAKNAALYAIAEALIADKVALIEENARDLSAGRERGLDDALLDRLALNDERIDGMAEGLRQIAALPDPVGEITDLNYRPSGIQVGKMRVPLGVIGIIYESRPNVTADAAALCLKSGNATILRGGSEAAHSNQAIAKCIHQGLEVAGLPADAVQVIETTDRAAVGELITMPAYVDVIVPRGGKGLIERIMGEARVPVIKHLHGVCHVYIDDDADLEKAIQVAYNAKTHRYGVCNAMETLLISESIVEEVLPELAAMYIEKGVELRGCETTCRMVHDARPATEEDWDEEYLAPILSIRVVKDMAEAIEHMHAHSSGHTESIITENITRARQFMTEVDSSSVMVNASTRFADGFEYGLGAEIGISTDKIHARGPVGLEGLTSQKYVVFGDGHIRN; encoded by the coding sequence ATGGATATCAAACAGTACATGAGAGAGACGGGTGAGCGGGCGCGTGCCGCCTCGCGCAGCATGGCCCGTGCCGATTCCAATGCCAAAAATGCCGCGCTGTATGCGATCGCCGAGGCGCTGATCGCTGACAAGGTAGCCTTGATCGAGGAGAACGCCAGGGACCTCTCAGCTGGCCGCGAGCGGGGACTCGACGATGCGTTGCTCGATCGCCTTGCGCTCAATGATGAGCGTATCGATGGCATGGCCGAAGGTCTGCGACAGATCGCGGCACTGCCCGATCCGGTCGGCGAGATCACCGATCTCAACTACCGCCCCTCCGGTATCCAGGTCGGTAAGATGCGTGTACCGCTGGGTGTAATCGGCATCATCTACGAATCACGCCCCAACGTGACCGCCGACGCGGCGGCGCTCTGTCTCAAATCGGGTAACGCCACTATTCTGCGTGGCGGCTCCGAGGCGGCCCACTCCAATCAGGCGATTGCAAAATGCATCCATCAAGGGCTTGAGGTCGCTGGCCTGCCTGCCGATGCGGTGCAGGTGATCGAGACGACTGATCGTGCTGCGGTGGGTGAACTGATCACCATGCCGGCGTATGTCGATGTGATCGTACCGCGTGGTGGCAAGGGGTTGATCGAACGCATCATGGGTGAGGCGCGCGTGCCGGTGATCAAACATCTGCACGGCGTCTGCCACGTCTATATCGATGACGACGCTGATCTGGAGAAAGCGATTCAGGTCGCCTACAACGCCAAGACTCACCGTTACGGCGTCTGTAACGCAATGGAGACGTTGTTGATCTCTGAGAGCATTGTGGAAGAGGTGCTACCCGAGTTGGCGGCAATGTATATCGAAAAGGGGGTTGAGCTGCGTGGCTGTGAGACCACCTGTCGCATGGTGCACGATGCCAGGCCAGCGACTGAGGAGGATTGGGATGAGGAGTACCTCGCGCCGATCCTCTCAATCCGCGTGGTCAAGGATATGGCCGAGGCGATCGAGCATATGCACGCCCACAGCTCAGGACATACCGAGTCGATCATTACTGAGAACATCACCCGTGCACGTCAGTTTATGACTGAGGTCGATTCAAGCTCTGTCATGGTCAATGCCTCGACCCGCTTTGCAGACGGTTTTGAGTATGGCCTGGGTGCTGAGATCGGTATCAGTACTGACAAGATTCATGCGCGCGGTCCGGTCGGTCTTGAGGGACTCACTTCGCAGAAGTATGTCGTCTTCGGTGACGGTCATATTCGCAACTAA
- the nadD gene encoding nicotinate-nucleotide adenylyltransferase, producing MKAIGIFGGTFDPVHIGHLRPALELKTSLGLAEVRMVPCRIPPHRNSPVVKAEQRVLMLQAALEGVGELSLDLREMEREGPSYMADTLTSLRCEMPEQPLCLIIGMDALLGLPSWHRWTELIELAHLVVMARPGYELPNEGVVAELVAAHRLSSADELHGRPAGGIWFSEVSQLDVSATALRALIAKGRTIRYLTPDAVCEVIEREGLYQIN from the coding sequence ATGAAGGCGATCGGCATCTTTGGTGGCACCTTCGACCCGGTCCATATCGGACATTTGCGCCCAGCGCTGGAGTTGAAAACGTCACTTGGTCTGGCTGAGGTGCGAATGGTGCCGTGCCGGATACCACCGCATCGCAATAGTCCTGTCGTCAAAGCTGAGCAGCGTGTGTTGATGTTGCAGGCGGCGCTTGAGGGAGTTGGAGAGTTGAGTCTTGATCTGCGCGAGATGGAGCGCGAAGGTCCCTCCTACATGGCCGATACGCTTACATCGCTGCGTTGTGAAATGCCGGAGCAGCCGCTCTGTCTGATTATCGGTATGGATGCGCTGTTGGGGCTGCCGAGTTGGCACCGTTGGACGGAGCTGATTGAACTGGCCCATCTGGTGGTAATGGCTCGACCCGGTTATGAGCTACCCAATGAGGGTGTTGTCGCTGAGCTGGTAGCAGCGCATCGACTCTCTAGTGCGGATGAGCTGCACGGTCGTCCCGCTGGCGGTATCTGGTTTAGTGAAGTGAGCCAGCTCGATGTGTCGGCAACAGCGCTACGAGCGTTGATAGCGAAGGGGCGCACAATTCGTTACCTGACCCCCGATGCAGTGTGTGAGGTGATTGAGCGTGAAGGGCTCTATCAAATTAATTAA
- the rsfS gene encoding ribosome silencing factor: protein MQAEELKSLAVEALEDLKGIEIEVLDVRGKTSIADFMVVATGTSSRHVKSLADNVALKAKQGGVPPLGVEGEQGSDWVLIDLVDVLVHVMLREARDFYNIEKLWSVDAEKILAQREAADEEE from the coding sequence ATGCAAGCTGAAGAGTTAAAGAGTCTCGCCGTTGAGGCGCTGGAAGACCTTAAGGGTATAGAAATCGAAGTATTGGATGTGCGGGGAAAAACCAGCATCGCTGATTTCATGGTTGTCGCCACCGGTACCTCCAGTCGTCACGTTAAATCACTGGCTGACAATGTGGCGCTGAAGGCGAAACAGGGTGGCGTTCCTCCACTGGGCGTCGAAGGTGAGCAGGGGAGTGACTGGGTATTGATCGATCTGGTCGATGTGCTGGTCCACGTGATGCTGCGTGAAGCACGCGACTTCTACAATATTGAGAAGTTGTGGAGTGTCGATGCTGAGAAGATCCTCGCCCAGCGCGAAGCGGCCGACGAAGAGGAGTAG
- the rlmH gene encoding 23S rRNA (pseudouridine(1915)-N(3))-methyltransferase RlmH — protein sequence MQIHLIAVGNKIPGWVVNGYEEYAKRLPRECSLKLVEINPGHRGKNANLEKAMVDEEHRIFDAIPKNARVVALEVKGKPWSTQQLSQRLESWLGGGQDIALLVGGPEGLSENCRKRADELWSLSPLTLPHPLVRVLLSEQLYRAWSILQGHPYHR from the coding sequence GTGCAGATCCACCTGATCGCGGTCGGTAACAAGATACCGGGCTGGGTGGTGAACGGCTACGAGGAGTACGCCAAGCGCCTGCCGCGTGAGTGCTCCCTGAAACTGGTCGAGATCAATCCAGGTCATCGTGGCAAGAATGCCAATCTGGAAAAGGCGATGGTCGATGAAGAGCATCGAATCTTCGATGCGATTCCTAAAAATGCCCGTGTCGTTGCCCTAGAAGTCAAAGGCAAACCCTGGTCTACCCAGCAGCTCTCACAGCGACTCGAGAGCTGGCTCGGTGGCGGTCAGGATATCGCGCTGTTGGTCGGCGGTCCTGAGGGGCTCTCTGAAAACTGTCGTAAACGAGCAGATGAACTCTGGTCGCTCTCTCCCTTAACCCTTCCCCATCCACTAGTTCGCGTTCTTCTCTCCGAACAGCTCTATCGCGCCTGGAGTATTCTGCAGGGGCACCCATATCATCGTTGA